A window of the Corynebacterium minutissimum genome harbors these coding sequences:
- a CDS encoding transcriptional regulator codes for MIRLDPESLDRARQVLGVTSDAALAKELDRSPQTVYNWRRGKNAPGLKDLAILQKITGWPYGKMLLVEEKTAA; via the coding sequence ATGATCCGTCTCGACCCTGAATCCCTCGACCGCGCCCGCCAGGTGCTCGGCGTGACCAGCGATGCCGCCCTGGCTAAAGAGCTCGACCGCTCCCCGCAAACGGTTTATAACTGGCGCCGCGGGAAGAACGCCCCGGGCCTAAAAGACCTCGCTATTCTGCAAAAAATCACGGGGTGGCCCTACGGAAAAATGCTTTTGGTGGAGGAAAAGACCGCCGCCTAA
- a CDS encoding helix-turn-helix transcriptional regulator: MNTSKLPRTYTVPETAEILGISARSLYRYVQNGDADDLGPVKVMKKGRARVGFLKSRVDALTQVGGAA; the protein is encoded by the coding sequence TTGAATACTAGCAAACTGCCCCGCACCTATACGGTGCCTGAAACCGCGGAGATCCTCGGAATTTCCGCCCGCTCCCTGTACCGATACGTCCAGAATGGTGATGCCGATGACCTCGGCCCCGTGAAGGTCATGAAAAAAGGCCGCGCCCGCGTGGGCTTCCTGAAGTCCCGCGTTGATGCCCTAACCCAGGTCGGAGGTGCCGCGTGA
- a CDS encoding YqaJ viral recombinase family protein gives MPKIIEHPPAPGTGEWSRIITASKVPGILGVSRWTSQFAAWHELAGNVDHPPMNADRAAWGHIAEESLAKWWLHNNPGWHLNVARRGRAEIAYTNDDLPFPNMATIDRRAMNRKYGTTSPERFHIIECKTAMTMNDWGRPDEPDSIPYDYLTQVNFQQGVSGIHKASIVVLGPTGLPEIHRVPWDPELFALIVDKLTEADEAIRAGAFPPLDESKATYDAVRGMHPEIDREGRVEVDRETALRWLDTAEAEKEAKSAVIGVKSEAAQLMGSARIAEYRGVKIADRRSRMGATPQVYFNRAADIREQA, from the coding sequence GTGCCCAAAATAATTGAACACCCGCCTGCCCCGGGAACGGGTGAATGGTCGCGGATTATTACCGCGTCTAAAGTTCCCGGAATCCTCGGCGTATCCCGATGGACCTCACAGTTCGCCGCCTGGCATGAATTGGCCGGGAATGTTGATCACCCGCCGATGAATGCCGACCGCGCGGCGTGGGGTCATATCGCTGAAGAATCTTTGGCGAAATGGTGGCTGCATAATAACCCCGGTTGGCATCTCAACGTGGCCCGCCGCGGCCGCGCCGAAATCGCCTATACAAACGATGATTTGCCGTTCCCCAATATGGCAACAATTGATAGGCGCGCGATGAACCGGAAGTACGGCACTACCAGCCCGGAGCGCTTCCACATCATTGAATGTAAGACCGCTATGACTATGAACGATTGGGGGCGGCCCGATGAACCGGATTCCATCCCATACGATTACCTGACCCAGGTGAACTTTCAGCAGGGCGTGTCCGGAATCCACAAGGCCTCTATTGTGGTGCTCGGCCCGACCGGGCTTCCTGAGATTCATAGGGTGCCCTGGGACCCGGAACTTTTCGCCCTGATTGTCGACAAACTCACGGAAGCCGATGAAGCGATCCGCGCCGGTGCTTTCCCGCCGCTGGATGAATCGAAAGCTACCTATGACGCGGTGCGCGGAATGCACCCGGAAATCGATAGGGAAGGCCGGGTGGAAGTCGACCGTGAAACCGCGTTGCGGTGGCTGGATACCGCCGAGGCGGAAAAGGAAGCAAAGAGCGCGGTAATCGGCGTGAAGTCGGAGGCCGCGCAGCTTATGGGCTCGGCCCGAATTGCGGAATACCGCGGCGTGAAAATCGCCGACCGGCGTTCCCGAATGGGGGCCACCCCGCAGGTGTATTTCAACCGTGCTGCTGATATTCGGGAGCAAGCATGA
- a CDS encoding single-stranded DNA-binding protein, producing MIDYEYRAGRLVSGPELRYTAGGTPVVNLTLIQSNRYLDRDSGEWKEAARAVIDVSLWDKERRDKDPVPWTRWANTHLKVGDLVVVHGRMNQRRWQTRDGENRYKTEFIADKVFTALSNLESDSGGAAVNGEPPF from the coding sequence ATGATTGATTACGAATACCGTGCTGGGCGTTTAGTTTCCGGCCCGGAACTGCGCTACACGGCCGGGGGAACGCCGGTGGTGAACCTCACCCTGATCCAATCAAATCGATACCTCGACCGGGATTCCGGGGAGTGGAAGGAAGCCGCCCGCGCCGTGATTGATGTGTCCCTGTGGGATAAAGAACGGCGCGATAAAGACCCGGTTCCGTGGACCAGGTGGGCTAATACTCACCTGAAGGTAGGGGATTTAGTGGTGGTGCATGGCCGTATGAACCAGCGCCGCTGGCAGACCCGTGATGGGGAAAACCGCTATAAGACGGAGTTCATCGCCGACAAGGTGTTTACCGCTTTGTCCAATCTGGAATCCGATTCCGGTGGCGCCGCGGTTAATGGTGAACCGCCGTTCTAA